A section of the Methanobrevibacter thaueri genome encodes:
- a CDS encoding CpaF family protein codes for MNNEEIIPQYDIVRQNYTPEEKVLLGEIRENLVDLAISSGENFQANEEGLLNDIRNFIFLRLKGENQDNYVSNEYLDRLSRKFLRDINGYGEIDPLIQDDELEEIMIIGTGKPIFVYHRKYGMMKTNIQFKDEQEIRDLIDIIARQINRRIDQESPILDGRLVDGSRINATIPPVSADGPSLTIRKFKRDPLTIIDLINSKTMSIELAAFFWLCIDGLGVKSANAIISGGTSSGKTTTLNALSAFINPKERIITIEDTLELQIPHEHVIRMETRPANIENRGELTMNDLVKNSLRQRPDRIIVGEVRADEAITLFTALNTGHSGFGTLHSNDARETITRLTNPPMSVPEIMIQAIDFIIMQNRIYTPSGVSFRRISEVAEVVGMEEGTVQLNKIFQWNPERDLIENVGITSHTLAQIANLSGYGINDLYNEIDNRKLVLRHMINHNIRSVKEVNGVLEQYYKNPQKVLNRIILNR; via the coding sequence ATGAACAATGAAGAGATTATACCGCAATATGACATAGTCAGACAAAATTACACTCCTGAGGAAAAAGTTCTTTTGGGAGAAATACGTGAAAACCTTGTTGATTTAGCTATATCTTCCGGCGAAAACTTTCAGGCAAATGAAGAAGGTCTGTTAAATGATATCCGCAACTTCATATTCCTGAGGTTGAAGGGAGAAAATCAAGATAATTACGTGTCAAATGAATATTTGGACAGGTTATCCCGAAAGTTCCTCAGGGACATCAACGGATATGGGGAAATCGACCCCCTGATCCAGGACGATGAGCTGGAGGAAATCATGATAATCGGGACCGGAAAGCCAATATTCGTCTACCATAGGAAATACGGAATGATGAAAACAAACATCCAATTCAAGGATGAGCAGGAAATCAGGGATTTAATTGACATCATCGCAAGGCAAATCAACAGAAGAATCGACCAGGAATCCCCAATACTTGACGGCCGCCTGGTGGACGGGTCAAGAATAAACGCCACAATACCTCCTGTGTCCGCAGACGGCCCTTCACTCACGATAAGAAAGTTCAAGCGTGACCCATTGACAATAATCGACCTGATAAATTCAAAAACAATGTCGATTGAATTGGCTGCATTTTTCTGGCTGTGCATAGATGGGCTTGGCGTGAAATCTGCAAATGCAATAATATCCGGAGGAACAAGCTCCGGCAAGACAACAACCTTAAATGCTCTTTCAGCCTTCATCAACCCCAAAGAAAGAATCATCACAATTGAGGATACCTTGGAACTGCAGATTCCCCATGAACACGTAATCCGAATGGAGACAAGGCCTGCAAATATCGAGAACCGGGGAGAATTGACCATGAATGATCTTGTCAAGAACTCCCTTAGGCAGCGCCCAGACAGGATAATCGTCGGAGAGGTTAGGGCAGACGAGGCGATCACCCTCTTCACCGCACTCAATACGGGCCATTCGGGATTTGGAACACTTCATTCAAATGATGCTAGAGAAACAATAACAAGACTGACCAATCCCCCAATGTCCGTTCCCGAAATAATGATACAGGCAATTGATTTTATCATAATGCAGAACAGGATATACACTCCATCAGGAGTTTCATTTAGAAGAATAAGTGAGGTTGCCGAAGTTGTTGGAATGGAGGAGGGAACTGTCCAATTGAATAAGATCTTCCAATGGAATCCCGAACGGGACCTGATTGAAAATGTTGGCATAACAAGCCATACATTAGCACAGATTGCCAATTTAAGCGGATATGGAATCAACGACCTATACAATGAAATAGACAACAGGAAACTTGTCTTAAGGCATATGATAAATCATAATATCCGCTCGGTTAAGGAGGTCAACGGCGTTCTGGAACAATATTACAAAAATCCTCAAAAAGTCTTAAACAGAATCATTCTGAACAGGTGA
- a CDS encoding SAM-dependent methyltransferase: MKCECGKRPLDIVMSHILKIMIESEIVPEKATLRRNSPVPLSNFYYSSLNPQFIGEKTLILLHPDFTKDVAARLIDEVPEVECVLKGSPQSIVGQADRDSQINHFEILEGDDTQMNVMRTLLHEKLVIVKSQSKHHIEVATTTEEKLVRLHNYLVNNKIKKGTAIDGMCGLGALGIYLLKYGFEKVLFNDINPEMINALENNLKINDITEGYEIFNQPFEEFESGNVDLCVIDAFPGMDIEEIKQKAEKMADNVVII; encoded by the coding sequence ATGAAATGCGAATGTGGAAAAAGACCATTGGATATCGTGATGAGCCATATCCTGAAAATAATGATCGAATCAGAAATTGTGCCGGAAAAGGCCACACTGAGAAGAAACTCTCCGGTTCCGCTATCAAATTTCTACTACAGCAGCTTGAACCCGCAGTTCATTGGAGAAAAGACATTGATTCTGCTCCATCCGGATTTCACAAAGGATGTTGCCGCAAGGCTGATTGATGAGGTTCCTGAAGTTGAATGTGTCCTTAAGGGAAGTCCTCAGAGCATAGTCGGACAGGCCGACAGGGATTCCCAAATCAATCACTTCGAAATACTTGAGGGTGATGACACACAGATGAACGTCATGAGGACCCTGCTTCATGAAAAGCTTGTTATTGTCAAGAGCCAGTCAAAACATCACATTGAGGTTGCAACCACCACAGAGGAAAAGTTGGTTAGGCTACATAATTATCTCGTTAATAACAAGATTAAAAAGGGCACAGCCATTGACGGAATGTGTGGACTGGGTGCATTGGGAATCTACCTGCTCAAATACGGATTTGAAAAAGTTTTATTCAATGATATAAACCCTGAAATGATAAATGCCCTTGAAAACAATCTTAAGATAAATGACATTACAGAGGGTTATGAGATATTCAACCAGCCATTTGAGGAATTTGAAAGTGGCAATGTCGATTTATGCGTAATAGATGCATTTCCTGGAATGGATATTGAGGAAATCAAGCAAAAGGCAGAAAAAATGGCCGATAACGTTGTCATAATTTAG
- a CDS encoding tripartite tricarboxylate transporter permease — protein MIELVIACFIGILIGTTTGMIPGIHVNTAGAILFASSSFLLTFLSPEFLCVLMVSMSIAHALIEFIPSMLLGVPQEGTATSILPGHRMVLQGRSKEVIRVVSVGGFGGIMVTILMLPLFTIALPTLHEATKPFTWIILLTASIYLTYRLTANYRDFIWSLLLFILSGILGWILFQTPISSGITLMCTFSGLFGISTILFSLNDSSTIPHQNPFYELDIDYNKFKSIFAGGITGAILGFLPGFGPAQGTVIAQAASGASDNDDDDTVNFLLATSGLNVSDCLFSLIAIYIIGNPRSGIAVYMSYLIFEMSVNHLAIFIFASLIAVSVSLVLSLKLGDSFSRLMGGVDYRKLSIGVILLQVIILYVFIFYYKAPVFYMTLALVTSIAMGMLPHYIGIGKSHLMGVLIIPAIVIYFQMFI, from the coding sequence ATGATTGAATTGGTTATTGCCTGTTTCATAGGCATATTGATTGGCACAACAACCGGAATGATTCCTGGAATTCATGTCAATACAGCCGGTGCAATACTTTTTGCATCCTCATCGTTCCTATTGACGTTCCTATCGCCGGAATTCCTCTGCGTTCTGATGGTGTCCATGTCGATAGCTCATGCGCTGATAGAGTTCATCCCATCGATGCTATTGGGGGTTCCTCAGGAGGGAACAGCAACATCAATCCTTCCGGGACACCGAATGGTCTTGCAGGGCAGGTCAAAAGAAGTAATTAGGGTGGTGTCCGTCGGAGGATTTGGCGGGATAATGGTGACAATCCTGATGCTTCCCCTGTTTACAATAGCCCTGCCGACACTGCATGAGGCGACAAAACCGTTCACATGGATTATACTGCTGACAGCATCGATTTATTTGACGTATCGGCTCACCGCAAATTACCGGGACTTCATATGGTCCCTGCTATTGTTTATTCTGTCGGGAATACTTGGCTGGATCCTTTTCCAAACGCCGATATCCTCCGGAATCACTTTGATGTGCACATTTTCAGGACTTTTTGGAATAAGCACCATACTCTTCAGCCTAAACGATTCCTCAACAATACCTCACCAGAACCCCTTTTACGAACTCGACATTGATTACAACAAGTTCAAAAGCATATTCGCAGGCGGAATAACCGGTGCGATACTTGGATTCCTGCCTGGTTTCGGACCTGCACAGGGAACGGTGATAGCCCAGGCCGCAAGCGGTGCAAGTGACAATGATGATGACGATACTGTGAATTTTCTTTTGGCCACTTCAGGATTGAACGTTTCCGACTGCCTGTTTTCACTTATTGCAATCTATATTATAGGAAACCCACGAAGCGGAATAGCAGTCTACATGTCCTACCTGATTTTTGAGATGAGCGTCAATCACCTGGCAATATTCATCTTCGCATCACTTATTGCAGTGTCCGTTTCGCTGGTGCTGTCGCTGAAATTGGGCGATTCCTTCTCGAGACTTATGGGTGGCGTTGATTATAGGAAGCTCTCGATAGGAGTGATATTGCTTCAGGTCATAATCCTATACGTTTTCATTTTCTATTACAAGGCACCGGTTTTTTATATGACCTTGGCACTGGTGACTTCAATTGCGATGGGAATGCTGCCCCATTACATTGGAATCGGAAAATCCCATCTGATGGGCGTTTTAATCATTCCTGCAATTGTTATCTATTTCCAGATGTTCATCTAA